Proteins encoded in a region of the Osmerus mordax isolate fOsmMor3 chromosome 17, fOsmMor3.pri, whole genome shotgun sequence genome:
- the tbc1d22a gene encoding LOW QUALITY PROTEIN: TBC1 domain family member 22A (The sequence of the model RefSeq protein was modified relative to this genomic sequence to represent the inferred CDS: inserted 3 bases in 3 codons; substituted 1 base at 1 genomic stop codon): MSSDGNKKQFWKRNTAKVPGNIQHVYGAQHPPIDPLLHANLIKAGTRPPQTTPAKPKKATTFQEFESITSDAWDVGDDDDQLLAMAADKLNIQVVMETANKVIENHTKQQERQRLDDSQSDPREEQEPTLPPPVTINPSVCVCVVSQSWSXLCVCPADLEGERASLQRQRSLPPRPLIPMVARMADQNTSGTPVMTEREASRLDKFRQVLAGPNTDLDELRKLSWSGIPRQVRPITWKLLSGYLPANTERRGSTLQRKRQEYFGFIEQYYDSRNDEHHQDTYRQIHIDIPRMSPDRLVMQPQVTEIFERILFIWAIRHPASGYVQGINDLVTPFFIVYVFEYIEEEVENFDVSSLEETALRNIEADSFWCMSXLLDGIQDNYTFAQPGIQRKVKALEELVSRLDESVHRHMQQYEVEYLQFAFRWMNNLLMRXLPLRCTIRLWDTYQAEPEGFSHFHLYVCAAFLERWRKEILEEKDFQGLMILLQNLPTMHWGNEEVSVLXAEAYRLKFAFADAPNHYKR; the protein is encoded by the exons ATGTCAAGTGACGGAAATAAAAAACAATTCTGGAAAAGGAACACAGCAAAGGTTCCTGGCAA CATACAGCATGTATATGGAGCCCAACACCCTCCTATTGACCCTCTACTACATGCCAA cctgatCAAAGCAGGCACCAGACCCCCACAGACCACGCCCGCCAAACCTAAGAAAGCCACCACGTTCCAGGAGTTTGAGAGCATCACTAGCGACGCCTGGGATGTCGGCGACGACGATGACCAGCTGCTCGCCATGGCAGCCGACAAGCTCAACATCCAGGTCGTCATGGAAACGGCCAACAAG GTCATAGAGAACCACACCAAGcagcaggagaggcagaggctggACGACAGCCAGTCTGaccccagagaggagcaggag cccacactccctcctccaGTTACAATTaaccctagtgtgtgtgtgtgtgttgtatcccAGAGTtggtcctgactgtgtgtgtgtcctgcagaccTGGAGGGGGAGCGAGCGTCGCTGCAGAGGCagcgctccctgcccccccgccccctcatccccatgGTGGCCCGCATGGCGGACCAGAACACCTCCGGGACGCCTGTCATGACGGAGAGGGAAGCGTCGCGCCTCGACAAGTTCAGACAGGTCCTGGCCGGACCCAACACAGACCTGG ACGAGTTACGGAAGCTTAGCTGGTCTGGAATTCCAAGACAGGTTCGGCCAATCACGTGGAAGCTCCTATCA gggTACCTCCCTGctaacacagagaggaggggcagcaccctgcagaggaagagacaggagtATTTTGGCTTCATAGAGCAGTACTACGACTCCCGCAACGACGAACACCACCAGGACACgtacagacag ATCCATATAGACATCCCCAGGATGAGTCCAGACAGGCTGGTAATGCAGCCCCAGGTGACGGAG atctTTGAGAGGATCCTGTTCATCTGGGCGATCAGACACCCAGCCAGTGGCTACGTCCAGGGCATCAACGACCTGGTCACACCTTTCTTCATCGTCTACGTCTTCGAGTACatag aggaggaggtggagaacttTGACGTGTCCAGCCTGGAGGAGACAGCTCTGAGGAACATCGAGGCAGACAGCTTCTGGTGCATGA AGCTGCTGGACGGGATACAG gataaCTACACATTCGCCCAGCCAGGGATCCAGAGGAAGGTGAAGGCCCTGGAAGAGCTGGTCAGCAGGTTAGATG agaGCGTGCATCGCCACATGCAGCAGTATGAGGTGGAATACCTCCAGTTTGCCTTCCGCTGGATGAACAACCTGCTGATGA GGCTGCCTCTGAGATGCACCATCAGGCTCTGGGAcacctaccag gctgagCCTGAGGGCTTTTCTCACTTCCACCTCTACGTATGTGCTGCCTTCCTGGAACGCTGGAGGAAGGAGatcctggaggagaaggacttccag GGACTCATGATCCTCCTGCAGAACCTTCCCACCATGCATTGGGGCAACGAGGAAGTAAGCGTCC TTGCCGAGGCCTACAGGTTGAAGTTTGCCTTTGCCGACGCCCCCAACCACTACAAGAGATGA